The DNA region GCGGGGTAGGGTGCGCTGACCTGGGGAGACGCGCCCTCCAACGGTCCGCGCCCCGTGCCTTCGCTGCGTCCCCTCGCCGGTACGGCGGGGGGACGCGGTTGTGCCGGCCGCTGGTCCTCGTCGACCTGCTCTCCCACATCCTCAACTGCCCCGGAGGAACCTCCCTCGGGCACCTCACCGCCTCGGGGAGGGCGTCCCTCCGGGGCCGAGGGTGACGGCGTCCGCCGTTCAGTGCGCGGCTGTTCGTGAAAGGCTGGGCGCATGATCGGTGGGCCGTCCGAGTATCCAGAGCTCTGGGAGTTCTTGGAATCCCTGCACTGCGGCGAGTGCCTTTCCGGCACGGTCATGGCGATCGAACGGTTCGGGGTGTTCGTGGCGCTGGACGACGGTCCCGCTCACCCGGTCTTCCCTGGCGTCGGGTTCATCACTTACGCCGAGCTGTCCTGGGAGCGTTTCGAGACGGCGTCCGACGTCGTGCAGGCCGGAGAGCGCCTCTCATGCGAGTTCCTTCGGTTCGACACCTGGAACCTGGAGGCCAGACTTTCCTTGAAGGCGATGCAGCCGGACCCCTTCCAGGCATTCGCCGGCAGCGTCGAGGTGGGGCAGAAACTACACGGAACGGTCACCGAGCTGGTTCCCTTCGGTGCTTTCGTCCAGGTCACCGACGGAATTGAGGGAGTGGTCCACCTACGGGACCTTGCTTCGGCGCCGGTGGAGGATCCGGCGGACGTCGTCCACGTCGGCGACGAGGTCGCGGTCGTCGTCACCGGGATCGACAGGCTGCGACGCACACTGTCTCTGTCCCGGTGACAGGGCTCAACCGACCAGCGGTGACGCCTTTGCACCCCATGACGACATTGCCTTGGCTGCTTGAGCGCTTGCGCGACAGAAGGGAGGTGCACCTCCCGCTCGGTGAGACTTCCCGAGAAGCACCAGCAGCTTGCGTCAGGCCGGTGCCGGGCAGTCGCCGCCTGTGACCGTGCCTCCTCGTCCGCCCCGGGGCGCAGTACCTGGGCGGAACCAAGCGGCGCTTCCACCACCACCTCGTCGGGGGCAGGACTCTTCTCGACGGACCGCAACTGCGGCAGACTGGCGTGGGTGTCGACAGGAGCGGGGCCGGCAGAGTGCAGTAGTCCCCGTCGGACAGGACGGAGAGGTCGGCCGTTCCGATGGAGCCTGCCTTGTCTATGACCTCCTGCTTCTCCGGGTGCATGTGGCCCACCGTCCTCAGTTCCGGAAGGGTGGCTCGCCGCGGTGAAGTGCCCCCTTCCTGACAGCACGGCGTACGGGATGGAAGGATGACCGGAGCAACAAGGCGACGGCGGTCCGAGGAAGCCGGTGGAAATCCGGCGCGGTCCCGCCACTGTGATCGGCGAGCGAGCCCCGCACAGGACCACTGCCCGCAAGGGGAGACGGTGCGGCGCGAGCTGTGACCCGAGAGCCAGGAGACTCACGCGGTCGCCTCCTCGACGGACCACCGGGGCGGATCTCCCCGGAAGAGAGGAACGATGCGGCATGTCCGCCGACACCGTCCCGTCCGGCCGCGAACCGGCTTCCCGCCGGGGTTTCGTGTGCCGTGGCCGCTGCTGGGGAACCCCGAGGTGACGGACATCGACCACTCCGCCGCGTCCCGGACATCCTCGACCTGTACGCCATCACGCCACCGCGACGTCGTGAGGCCCCCTGACCGTACGGAGAGACAGAGAGTGGACGACGCCCGTGCCTCGGCCGAGTCCGTCACCGCCGCCCTGCGCGACGTGGCGGACCTCGGCGGCTTCTTCGTCCTGCGCGTCGGGGGGCCGGACGACGGCTGGCATCCGCTCGCCCGTTCCTACGCGGAGGGTTTCACCGATCTCGCCGAGGCGGTCGCGCGCCGCCACCGCACCACGGAACCGCGCATCGACGTCTCCATCGCCCAACTCGGACACGCAGCCCGCCTCTGGTCCCCGGCTCTGGCCTGCGTCGTACTGCACGGGATCCTCCTCGACCTGGACGGACTGCAAAGGGCCGACAACGGCCCGGCCCTCCGTGTGCCGCGTCCAGGCGGGTGGCACGTCGACCGGCTGGACGACGGTCCCGCCCGTGCCCTGTACACGCAGGTGACCCTGCACCTGTCGGCGCTGGCCGACGGACTCCGTGTCAAGGTCGCCCCGCGTCTGCTCGACGGGAACTCCGCCTCGGCGCTGGTGGGAGCCGCCCATGCCCTGCTCAGGGCCCGTCCCGGCACACGTGGGGTGCTCACCGACCTCACTGCCGCCCTGCTCGACACCGGACGCCTGGTGAGCACCGGAGTGATCACCGGCCCCGATCTCAGCTTCCGACGACGGAGCTGCTGCCTCTACTACCGCGCGCCGAACGGTTCGAAGTGTGGTGACTGCGGACTTGTCGCCCGCGGGTCCTGACGGGCCCTGGAACGAGGCGACTTCCGCGTCCCGGGAGGTCCGTGAGAACCGCGAGGCGTGATGGACACCGGGCGCGCAATGGCGTCACCGCGTACGGCACGACAACCGCGTGGGCGCGGCCGTCGGGCTGTGCCCGGGGAACCCCACGCGTGCTGGTCAGCCTTCCTGGTGCGGTCGGGTAGGTCTTTCTTCGAGGACACGGCGGGATCACCGAGCGGGCGCCTCACCTTCCCTGTGGTGGAAGGAAGGTGAGGCGCCAGGGCTGCCCGATTGTTCCGTCCGTCAGCAGGCTCGCGCGCCCGCTTGTGGTCATCGAGGCCGGTAGGTGCTGGCCAGCACGGAGACGGTGACCTGGTCGGGCACGAGACCGTGATCGTCCAGATCCGCACCCTTCAGATGGCGTGCGCTCGGCGTCATTTCCACCAGGTCAAGGGCCTCCGGACCGGTCAGGGACGTGCCGTATTCGACCAGTTCGGTGTCCGCGGTCGCGAAGAACGGAGCCAGCACCTTGTGCAGACGACGTTCCTTGGCCGGGTCGATCCCAACCATTGCGGGCAACTGGCTGCGCAACTCGAGAAGATGCCGCCCGGTCGGACGCACCACGATCAGCCGACCGCCGGGGCGTAGCACCCGGTGGAACTCGGAGGGGTTGCGCGGGGCGAACACGTTCAGCACGACGTCGGCCGTCCGGTCGGCCAGCGGAAGGGGGCGGAAGACGTCCCAGGCCGCGGCGGCTGCTCGCTCATGGGCACGGGCCGTCGCGCGCAGGGCGCGCACCGAGGTGTCCAGGCCCAGGCCGCGAGCATCGAGCAGCTGATCGAGGACTCCGGCCAGGTAGTAGCCCGTCCCGCATCCCACGTCCACCACGTTGCTCTGCCCGGGCATCGTGTCGGCCGCCAGCTGAGCCACGATCCGGCGGATCGGCCGGTACCTGCCGGTGGCCAGAAACCGGTCGCGGGCTCGGGCCATGGCCGCGTCGTCGCCGCTGGTGGCGCGGGTGCCCGTCAGGAGGCTGACATAGCCGTGCCGGGAGATGTCGAAGGTGTGGTTCGCCGGGCAGCGCAGCGAGCCGTGGCCCGGGTGGAGACGAGCGCCGCACGTCGGACAGCGCAGGACATCGACGAACGACGCGAGAGCAGGGGGAAGCGAAACAGGCACAAGGCACTCCTGGGCAATGGTGAAGGGAAGAGACCGTGCCTGCCGCGCGCTCAAAAGATGGCCGTCCCAGGAGGAACGGATGGCGGAGGCCCTTGATTGATACGGGCATCGCCGAAACACGGGTCACGCTGCAGGCACACCAAGGAGGGCGATGCCGTCCGGCATCGCCCTCACGGCCTCCCGATCAGAGGAAGCAGCAGTGCGGAGTGCTCATGAATGCCATACGACGATTCTACGAGACTCCGCCGAAATCCCCGTGCGTGCCCGCAGTCAAGAAGAGATACGTCCGAGCTGATGCAGTTGGCGAGCGTCAGCAGCCGGCCCAGCAGAGCAGCGGCAGGAGGAACTGGGGATCCGTCGGCCCCGTTCGCGCCGTCGTCCGAAAAAGCGGACGTCGGGGCGTCTCCACAGGCCAGGTCGGTGGTGGAATGTCATGCGGTGTGCTTCGGCACCGGAGGTGTGCCGTACGCGTAGGGCGTGAAGTGCGCGGGGCTGTGGTCGGTGGGCGGGTCTGGGTGCCAGGCGGTGAGGAGCTGGGCGCTGCACACGGACAGGCCGTCGGGCAGCTGGTCGAGCGGGTACCAGGCCCAGTCGCCGACCTTCTCGTCCGGTTGGCCGGCCGGCCCTGCCAGGCGTTGACCAGGGCGCCGACGGTGAGGCGTACGACGTCGTCCCCCACGTGGTCGACGAGCGTGCCCAGGAGCGTGACGTCTTCGATGCCGCCGCGCAGTCCGGACTCTCGGCGAGTTCCCGGATCACGGTCTGTTCGAGGGATTCGCCGGGCTCGACGGTTCCTCCGGGCGAAGCGAGCGGGTTCGCGACTTTCTGGCCGCTCAGTCGCGGGAACCTGCGCGTTGGTGGGCGGCGAGGTGCTCTGCACGGACGGGTCAGAGCCACCCGACTGTCGTGGCCCTGTTCACGTACGGCTACCGCCAGGTGGCGTGTAGCGCTGAGTAACTATTTGGGGCTGTGGTCACGCTGCTGGAGAGGCTGGGGCTCTGTCCCTTGCGGCGGCCGGTGGAGATGAGCAGCTCGGGATCATTTCTGGGAGTCGGGCCACTGCATCCAGGAGTCGACAGGGCGGGTTGCTCGAGCGTCACGGTGGGTCAGTCCGCCACCGCGCCGGGAGGGCTCCACAAGTACATGGATTTTCAAATTATTGGGTTATCCATGTATCGTGTGGACATGGATGATCGGCAGTTGACCGAAGAACTGTACGACTGCGTGTTCGCGATCCGCACCCAGGTGCACGCCGAGCTCAAGGAGCCGGCCCGGGACGCAGGGCTGACTGACACTCAGGTCGATGCGCTGTGGAGGTTGAGTCGGGGGCGGGAGATGACCGCGCGCCGTCTGGCCGAACTCTTGCAGTGCGACGCCTCGACCGCCACGTCGATGATTGACCGGTTGGAGAAGGGCGGTCTGGTCCGCCGTGTGCCTCACCCCATCGACCGCCGCGCGAAACTCATCCAGCTCACCCCCGAGGGATGCGCGCTGCGCGATCGCGTCATCCAGCACACCACCGAGCACTCACCCTTCGCCCTCCTCGACCACGAGAGCAGGCTGCGCCTGCACGCGCTTCTCCGCGAAGTGGTCGACGGCCCCCGCCCGACTGGTGAGGCCGCCGGCGTCAAGGACACCGTGAAAGAGGAGCAGCAGTGAGTAGCAGGACCGCGGTCATCACGGGCGGAGCCTCGGGCCTGGGCCTTGTGACGGCACGCCACCTGATCAAGGCCGGTCAGAGCGTCGTCCTCGTCGGCCGGGACGCGACGCGCACCCGGGCCGCCGCCGACAGCCTGCGCGGCCTGGCCCCGGCGGGCAGTGACGCGGCACCGCCGAGGACATACACCGCTGACCTGGAACAGTGGTCTCAGGTACAGGCACTGGCAGCGAAAATGGCCGCCGACAGACACCCGGTGGACGTCCTCATCAACAACGCAGGGGCGGCGTTCCCCCGGTACGAGCAGACACCAGACGGCGTGGAGCGCACCTACGCACTCAATCACCACGCCCCGTTCTTGCTCACCCACGCCCTCCTGGCCGAGGGAGTACTCACGCGCGAAGCGCGGATCATCAACATGTCCTCGTTCGTGGAGAAGCGTGGCAGGCTCGATGCCACCGATCCGGACGTCGCGGGAACATCGTGGAGCAAGCGCTTCTACAACCAGATCAACGTCTACGCGACGAGCAAACTCGTCAGCCTCCTGGCCGCGCGAGAACTCGCACAACGCCTGCCTGACGGCATGAGCCTGTACAACGCCAATCCCGGCATGGTCAAGGGCACCGGGATGAACCGCAACGCCGGCGGTCTGATGCGGCTGACCGCCCCGCTGTTCCGTCCATTCGCCATCACCGCGGACGAAGGTGTGCAGACCCCGGTCCGGCTCGCCAGCGCCTCGCCCGCACCGCGCCCCAGCGGCGGCTTTTTCAGCGAGTCCCAGCCGGACACCCCCTCGCGGCCGGCCCTGAACGACGCGCTCGCCCGGACCGTCTACACCAAAACCGCAGCCCTTCTCGGGGTGGAGCCCCTCACGGGGTAGGCCGGCCCGGAACCGGTTGCCACGACGTGGTTGCGGCTGCCTCGTCCTGCGGCGTACGAGGGCTGCGCACCGTGGCCCTGATGGACAGGTCCAGATCGAGGCGGCTGGTCATGTCCGGCTCGAACCGGCCGTACGGATTCACGAAGGAACGAAGGTTGTGGAAGTCACCCACTGCTACACGCCACCTGGCGGTAGCTATACGCGAACAGGGCGCCGAGTCCCGTGGGTTCACGCAGACTGAAGGTCTTTCCAGGGAACCCGAGGATGGGCTGTCGTGTTGTCGTAGGTTCGACCTTCGGGTTCAGGCGGACACGCGGGGTGAGTGCCGAGCGGACCGCCCCTGGGCAACCCTCCTTGGGAACAGTGCCGGCATCGTTCGAGTCATGAGAACAGCAGGAACGACACCGGAACCGGAACCTTCAACACGGAGTGGCCTCACGTCTCTGGGTGAGGTGGCCTGCCGATATCAGGCGGACGAGATCCGCCCGGAGGACCTGCCGATGATTGCTGCCGAGGCACTTGCGGCCGGGCTGGACACCCCGACGTTGTGCGAGCTCGCCGGTTTGCCTCGCAACGCGGATGCCCGTGATATCCGCGACGCGTTCGAGCAAGCACTCTCCGAGGCCGGAATCGAGTTGCCTGATCGGGGCCTGGCACGGCGCCATGCTCTGCGCCGGCTGGCGGCGAGGCTGGTCAATGGGGAAATCGCTCCTGCCGACCTGGCGACGGATGACTGGTGGGAGACGGAGGCCGAAACCGTTGAGGAGCGATCGTTTGTGTCGCTGGTCCCGCAATGCGGGTGCTGCATGGAGTACACGTCGGGGCTTGACCAGCAGACGTGGGAGGTCGAGCTGCGGATCGCCGCGCTCGCCCTGACATCGTCTCCGCCGACCTGCCCCGGCTGCTGACTCTGCCCCTGACGGATGCTCCCACCATCAAAGGCGTGTACTGGTCGAGCTGACTTCACCGAGGTGGCTGTTCAGCCGCCTGGTCCAGCAGGGCACGCGCGCAGTCCGCGTAGCGGATGGCGGTCTTCTCGCCGATGCCGAAGACGAGGGCGACGTGGAGGGGATCGGCGCAGTGCCTGTGCGCGGGCCAGGCGGGTGCCGCTCGGCGAGCCCCGCAGCACTTTCCCGAAGTACCTATCGGCGTCGGTCGGCTCCATGTCCCACAGCGGTCGGTCGAACCGGGCCCGCATCCGGTCCAAGTGCCCGACGTCCCCGCGGATGGTGCTGTCTGCCGGTCCCGCCGAGGCCCGCGCGAGTACGAATCCGGCGAGCACGCCGGTCTCGGACTCCTCCAGTTCCTCCACCGAGACCGGATCGCGGAACTAACCAGACACCTTTGGCCGGTCCGGCTGCCTTGGTCCCCAAGGAGACCGAAGGCCCTGTCCACGGGGACAAGGGGCCAGCAGAGGTGAAGGCGAGGAGGCTCGGGTTGGCACAGATACCTGACCAGGGACCGTCAGCGACACACTCCCACGGTTGCGGGAGCCTCATTGAGCCTCATCACGACGCACTCGACGTCTTCACAGGACGCCTCGTGAAGCGCGGCACGCATCTCGGCCCACTCCGGCCAGTTCTGCGCCGGATCGCCCACACGAGTTCAAATCCCGGGCCACAGGGCGCAGGAAGCCCGTGGACGGACAGGTGAGCGGGTCGGTCAGGCAATGTGTACCCACACATATCCAGGTCACCATCGCCCCCTCCACGCCTCCAAGGTTGCGGCGGCCCACCCCAGCAGAACGCCACCCCAGCGAAACACCACCCCGAAGGGCGCCCCATTCGCAGCAGCCCAGGCGCCGGGGCGCGGGCACAAAGGCAGGAACTCAATGAGCAAGGAGACCGGCCGGCGTAAACCGGCGAACGGCGAAGCACCACCGGGGAACGCTGCTACCCGCTTGCGCCTTCTGTCGGAGGCCAGCGAGGCTCTGGCTTCCGGCCTCGACGCGGAGGAATCACTGCGTCGACTGGCCCGAGTGGTCGTGTCCCACCTGGCCGACGCCTGCGTCATCGACGTCATCGGAGGGGAGGGGCTGCGTCGGCTGACCGTCGTGGAGCGAAACCAGCAAAGGGCGTTGCGGACTCTGCCCGGCGGGCTCCTGCCGTGGCCCGACAACTCGGCCGCGGCGCTGGCGAAGGTGCTGCGCGGTGCCGGACCCGTGGCCGTGGCCGTGCCCGATTTCGGTTTGCCTGACCGAGACGACGCCTTGTTGGCCGCTCAGCGGGCTCTGTACCGATCCCTGGGCGCCCGGACCGCGCTCATCACACCCATGCGGATGCGCCGGCAGACCCTCGGCGCCCTCACGATGATCCGCCGTGCGCCAGATGACCCCTTCGACGAGCAGGAGCGCGTGCTCGCTGTCGACCTCGGCCACCGCGCCGGGCTCGCCTTGGACAACGCGCGTCTGTACGCGCTGCAACAGCACACGGCCGAACAACTCCAGCTCTCCCTCCTGCCCGATCTCGCCAACCTGGGTCACCTCCGGCTCCTCGCCCGATACGTGGCCGCCCGGGAGGAAGCGGAGGTGGGCGGCGACTGGTACGACGCCTTCCGACTCCCCGAC from Streptomyces sp. NBC_01754 includes:
- a CDS encoding S1 RNA-binding domain-containing protein; the protein is MIGGPSEYPELWEFLESLHCGECLSGTVMAIERFGVFVALDDGPAHPVFPGVGFITYAELSWERFETASDVVQAGERLSCEFLRFDTWNLEARLSLKAMQPDPFQAFAGSVEVGQKLHGTVTELVPFGAFVQVTDGIEGVVHLRDLASAPVEDPADVVHVGDEVAVVVTGIDRLRRTLSLSR
- a CDS encoding (2Fe-2S)-binding protein; this translates as MDDARASAESVTAALRDVADLGGFFVLRVGGPDDGWHPLARSYAEGFTDLAEAVARRHRTTEPRIDVSIAQLGHAARLWSPALACVVLHGILLDLDGLQRADNGPALRVPRPGGWHVDRLDDGPARALYTQVTLHLSALADGLRVKVAPRLLDGNSASALVGAAHALLRARPGTRGVLTDLTAALLDTGRLVSTGVITGPDLSFRRRSCCLYYRAPNGSKCGDCGLVARGS
- a CDS encoding putative RNA methyltransferase — protein: MPVSLPPALASFVDVLRCPTCGARLHPGHGSLRCPANHTFDISRHGYVSLLTGTRATSGDDAAMARARDRFLATGRYRPIRRIVAQLAADTMPGQSNVVDVGCGTGYYLAGVLDQLLDARGLGLDTSVRALRATARAHERAAAAAWDVFRPLPLADRTADVVLNVFAPRNPSEFHRVLRPGGRLIVVRPTGRHLLELRSQLPAMVGIDPAKERRLHKVLAPFFATADTELVEYGTSLTGPEALDLVEMTPSARHLKGADLDDHGLVPDQVTVSVLASTYRPR
- a CDS encoding MarR family winged helix-turn-helix transcriptional regulator; translation: MDDRQLTEELYDCVFAIRTQVHAELKEPARDAGLTDTQVDALWRLSRGREMTARRLAELLQCDASTATSMIDRLEKGGLVRRVPHPIDRRAKLIQLTPEGCALRDRVIQHTTEHSPFALLDHESRLRLHALLREVVDGPRPTGEAAGVKDTVKEEQQ
- a CDS encoding SDR family NAD(P)-dependent oxidoreductase, with protein sequence MSSRTAVITGGASGLGLVTARHLIKAGQSVVLVGRDATRTRAAADSLRGLAPAGSDAAPPRTYTADLEQWSQVQALAAKMAADRHPVDVLINNAGAAFPRYEQTPDGVERTYALNHHAPFLLTHALLAEGVLTREARIINMSSFVEKRGRLDATDPDVAGTSWSKRFYNQINVYATSKLVSLLAARELAQRLPDGMSLYNANPGMVKGTGMNRNAGGLMRLTAPLFRPFAITADEGVQTPVRLASASPAPRPSGGFFSESQPDTPSRPALNDALARTVYTKTAALLGVEPLTG
- a CDS encoding PP2C family protein-serine/threonine phosphatase, which encodes MRLLSEASEALASGLDAEESLRRLARVVVSHLADACVIDVIGGEGLRRLTVVERNQQRALRTLPGGLLPWPDNSAAALAKVLRGAGPVAVAVPDFGLPDRDDALLAAQRALYRSLGARTALITPMRMRRQTLGALTMIRRAPDDPFDEQERVLAVDLGHRAGLALDNARLYALQQHTAEQLQLSLLPDLANLGHLRLLARYVAAREEAEVGGDWYDAFRLPDDSVVLAIGDVVGHDLTAAVRMGQLRNMLRALAYDSEDDPGGVMSRLDKVMQGLTNIELVTAVVARIETPPGQAWRLHWTNAGHPPPLLAQPNGRVLLLEGGLAPILGVDPGLRRETVSITLPSGSTLLLYTDGLIERPGEDIGRGLTRLRQHAAALAREPLSVFRDELLTRMSDDVQHDDIAVVALRTP